Below is a window of Candidatus Aminicenantes bacterium DNA.
GCTCGGGGGTTCCCGGCACGCTCAAGGCATGAAGCGTTTTCGCGTCCCCTGCCTTCAGGGCTTCGATGTATCGGTGCACCACATCCCGGACAGCGCTCCTCCCGGGCTCTTCCTGGAGGCGCACCATGGCTTCCTCGAGAAGTGCGTGGGATTCGCTCTCCAGTCCGTAGGCCGATGCCAGTTCAACGGGCAGGTAACCGTGGTTATCGCGGACATCCGCTACCGCTCCGGCGTTCAATAGTGACTGGATCACCGATCCGGCGTCCGCGCGCGCAGCCAGATGCAATGGAGTCCGCCCGTCTCTATCCGTCTTTTCCAGGTCCGCCCCGGACTCTACCAGGGTTTTTGCGAATTCACTCCGGCCTTTCAGAGCTGCCCAGTGCAGCGCCGAGCGACCGGTCGGATCCACGGCCGAAACGGGAGTACCTTGAGCCAACAGAGCCTGGAATGTTTCAATGTCGCCTTCCCGGACCGCCGTGAGCAGCCGCGATCCTTCCGCCTGCGGGACGGTGGGTGAACCATCCGGTTGCTGTTGTGCCGGCCAAGGCGGGTCATGTCTCTCCATATCCGGGCCGGAAACTTCCCCCGTTCCTGGGGGCGCGGGCGCATCCCGGCCACAGGCGCAAATCACGCTGAGGAGGAGACCAACGGCATACAGCCGGAATTGAGACTTCTTGCCGGTCCGGGCAGAACGGCCTAGCGAATGGATACGGAACAAATTCAAACCCCCCGGAGAATGATTGTAAGCACCCGTAATATGAAATGTCAAGAAAAA
It encodes the following:
- a CDS encoding ankyrin repeat domain-containing protein, which translates into the protein MERHDPPWPAQQQPDGSPTVPQAEGSRLLTAVREGDIETFQALLAQGTPVSAVDPTGRSALHWAALKGRSEFAKTLVESGADLEKTDRDGRTPLHLAARADAGSVIQSLLNAGAVADVRDNHGYLPVELASAYGLESESHALLEEAMVRLQEEPGRSAVRDVVHRYIEALKAGDAKTLHALSVPGTPE